The following coding sequences are from one Geothrix sp. window:
- the gyrA gene encoding DNA gyrase subunit A, which yields MNQNRIEPLEIEKEMRKSYLDYAMSVIVGRALPDVRDGLKPVHRRVLFAMKEAGNDWNRAYKKSARTVGDVMGKYHPHGDSAIYDTLVRMAQPFSMRHVLVDGQGNFGSIDGDSAAAMRYTEARLSRLAAELMGDIDQDTVDFGPNYDGSMEEPLVLPSRFPNLLVNGSQGIAVGMATSIPPHNLRECCGALVDLIDNPALGMDGLMAHIKGPDFPGGGMMLGTEGVLDAYRTGRGRCVVRAKSHVEQIRRAGDREQIVFTELPYQVNKSTLIEKIAELVRDKKIDGISDLRDESDREGIRLVVELKKNEPSDIVLNQLYQQTQLQNSFPITMLAIVNGQPRVCTLREILQEFIGFRREVVTRRTLFQLRKAEERHHVLMGLKIALDHLDAVIKLIRAAKSPEEAKAGLMAGAFATAAALKKDPSLCLSAVQAQAILDMRLQRLTGLEREKILDELAELEKTIAKLKAILADESLLLKVIKEELQQVADQFGNDRRTEITGYSGEIRMEDVVPDDPMVVTMSKAGYIKRTDLNAYRRQRRGGKGKVGMKTKDEDFVEQLFMTKAHDTLMAFTDKGIVYALKVYDLPEAAASTRGKHIRNLISLKDGENVVTLMALRDFPEGEYLVFATSDGTVKKSSLAAYANIRANGLIALNIDDDNRLVTVRRSTGTQQIVLATAQGKAIRFPEEDVRATGRATTGVRGMKLASKDHIVDMEVADPLPDLPEGVEPDESTEDHGMLLTVCEKGYGKRSLLQDYRLQGRGGTGVINIRAGVRNGQVVGFKLVKPGEGCLLISQEGMVIRFLIDEVRKTGRNAQGVGLLKLASAEDRVVGLAKIDASAMALDEEDELTEAELAHPGPDEGGEQPKLL from the coding sequence ATGAACCAGAACCGAATCGAGCCGCTGGAAATCGAAAAGGAAATGCGGAAGTCCTACCTGGACTACGCCATGAGCGTCATCGTGGGCCGGGCCCTGCCCGACGTCCGCGACGGCCTGAAGCCCGTCCACCGGCGCGTGCTCTTCGCCATGAAGGAGGCCGGGAACGACTGGAACCGGGCCTACAAGAAGTCCGCCCGCACCGTCGGCGACGTGATGGGTAAGTACCATCCGCACGGCGACTCGGCCATCTACGACACCCTGGTGCGCATGGCCCAGCCCTTCTCCATGCGCCACGTGCTGGTGGATGGCCAGGGCAACTTCGGCTCCATCGACGGCGACTCCGCGGCGGCCATGCGCTACACCGAGGCCCGCCTCTCCCGGCTCGCGGCGGAATTGATGGGCGACATCGACCAGGACACGGTGGATTTCGGGCCCAACTACGACGGCAGCATGGAGGAGCCCCTCGTCCTGCCCTCCCGGTTCCCCAACCTGCTGGTGAACGGCTCCCAGGGCATTGCCGTGGGCATGGCCACCAGCATCCCTCCCCACAACCTGCGGGAGTGCTGTGGCGCCCTGGTGGACCTCATCGACAATCCGGCCCTGGGCATGGATGGGTTGATGGCCCACATCAAGGGCCCCGACTTCCCGGGCGGCGGCATGATGCTGGGGACGGAGGGCGTGCTGGATGCCTACCGCACCGGCCGCGGGCGCTGTGTGGTCCGTGCCAAGTCCCACGTGGAGCAGATCCGGCGGGCAGGGGACCGGGAGCAGATCGTCTTCACCGAGCTGCCCTACCAGGTGAACAAGTCCACCCTGATCGAGAAGATCGCCGAGCTGGTCCGCGACAAGAAGATCGACGGCATCAGCGACCTGCGGGACGAGTCCGACCGCGAGGGCATCCGCCTGGTGGTGGAGCTCAAGAAGAACGAGCCCAGCGACATCGTCCTGAACCAGCTCTACCAGCAGACCCAGCTCCAGAACAGCTTCCCCATCACCATGCTGGCCATCGTGAACGGCCAGCCCCGCGTCTGCACGCTTCGCGAGATCCTGCAGGAGTTCATCGGCTTCCGCCGCGAGGTGGTCACCCGCCGCACCCTGTTCCAGCTGCGGAAGGCCGAGGAGCGCCACCACGTCCTCATGGGCCTCAAGATCGCCCTGGATCACCTGGACGCGGTCATCAAGCTCATCCGCGCCGCCAAGAGCCCCGAAGAAGCCAAGGCCGGCCTCATGGCGGGCGCCTTCGCCACCGCCGCGGCGCTCAAGAAGGATCCCAGCCTCTGCCTGTCGGCCGTGCAGGCCCAGGCCATCCTGGACATGCGGCTCCAACGCCTCACCGGTCTGGAGCGGGAGAAGATCCTCGACGAACTGGCCGAGCTCGAAAAGACCATCGCCAAGCTCAAGGCCATCCTGGCCGACGAGAGCCTGCTTCTGAAGGTGATCAAGGAAGAGCTGCAGCAGGTGGCCGACCAGTTCGGCAACGACCGCCGCACGGAAATCACCGGGTATTCCGGGGAGATCCGGATGGAGGACGTGGTTCCGGACGACCCCATGGTCGTCACCATGTCCAAGGCCGGCTACATCAAGCGCACGGACCTCAACGCCTACCGCCGTCAGCGCCGGGGCGGGAAGGGCAAGGTGGGCATGAAGACCAAGGACGAGGATTTCGTCGAGCAGCTCTTCATGACCAAGGCCCACGACACCCTCATGGCCTTCACCGACAAGGGCATTGTCTATGCCCTCAAGGTTTACGACCTGCCCGAGGCGGCCGCCTCCACGCGCGGCAAGCACATCCGCAACCTCATCTCCCTGAAGGACGGGGAGAACGTGGTGACCCTCATGGCCCTGCGGGACTTCCCCGAGGGCGAATACCTGGTCTTCGCCACCAGCGACGGCACGGTGAAGAAGTCCAGCCTGGCGGCCTACGCCAACATCCGGGCCAACGGCCTCATCGCCCTCAACATCGATGACGACAACCGCCTGGTGACGGTGCGGCGGTCCACGGGCACCCAGCAGATCGTCCTGGCCACGGCCCAGGGCAAGGCCATCCGCTTCCCCGAGGAGGACGTTCGGGCCACCGGCCGCGCCACCACCGGCGTCCGGGGCATGAAGCTGGCGTCCAAGGACCACATCGTGGATATGGAAGTTGCCGACCCCCTGCCGGACCTGCCGGAGGGCGTGGAGCCCGACGAGAGCACCGAGGACCACGGCATGCTGCTGACGGTTTGCGAAAAGGGCTACGGCAAGCGCAGCCTCCTCCAGGACTACCGGCTCCAGGGCCGGGGCGGCACGGGCGTCATCAACATCCGGGCCGGGGTCCGCAACGGCCAGGTGGTGGGCTTCAAGCTGGTCAAGCCCGGGGAAGGGTGCCTCCTCATCAGCCAGGAGGGCATGGTCATCCGCTTCCTCATCGACGAGGTCCGCAAGACGGGTCGCAACGCCCAGGGCGTCGGCCTCCTCAAGCTGGCCAGCGCCGAGGACCGCGTGGTGGGTCTGGCCAAGATCGATGCCAGCGCCATGGCCCTGGACGAGGAGGACGAGCTGACCGAGGCCGAGCTGGCCCACCCGGGTCCCGACGAGGGTGGCGAGCAGCCCAAGCTGTTGTAG
- the dnaN gene encoding DNA polymerase III subunit beta produces MNLQLQVSKDRLDRTLGLLKHALDRRVTLPILQHILVDVRPKEVVLKATDMELAFEATVPGEGQGEWTMAVPGKKFIETVRVFPEGILSLECPDAGGRLWLRAKGMNSEHNIQPGEGFPELPAPSKELPVVKIPVLRFKRAIQLGSIAVSKDATKPTLSAVLVHLSKHHVRVVSTDGFRLAVAEVPCDTKLKDEVRLIVPKRALDLIPTLLGDEGEVELCWDGTTLFLDQPGLKFSTRLVTGNYPAYEKVLPAELPKRVIMDREVFLRTLRFVGLKKDDYNKNVRLFYEFPNLRTVFQHPDEGVNQATLPFTGEEHPFELAFNIDYLTELLERLPGEEVVYQFKDEVGQGVFMSPSLEDFSFRYVLMPVRFANSATA; encoded by the coding sequence ATGAATCTTCAGTTACAGGTTTCCAAGGATCGTCTGGACCGGACACTGGGTCTGCTGAAGCATGCCCTCGACCGCCGGGTAACCCTTCCGATCCTTCAGCACATCCTCGTGGACGTCCGCCCCAAGGAAGTGGTCCTGAAGGCCACGGACATGGAACTGGCCTTCGAGGCCACCGTGCCCGGTGAGGGGCAGGGCGAATGGACCATGGCCGTTCCGGGCAAGAAGTTCATCGAGACCGTGCGGGTCTTCCCCGAAGGCATCCTGAGCCTCGAGTGCCCCGACGCCGGTGGCCGCCTCTGGCTGCGGGCCAAGGGCATGAACTCCGAGCACAACATCCAGCCTGGCGAGGGCTTCCCCGAGCTTCCTGCACCGAGCAAGGAACTTCCGGTGGTGAAGATCCCCGTGCTCCGCTTCAAGCGGGCCATCCAGCTGGGTTCCATCGCGGTCAGCAAGGATGCCACCAAGCCCACCCTGTCGGCCGTGCTGGTACACCTGTCCAAGCACCACGTCCGCGTGGTCTCCACCGATGGCTTCCGCCTCGCGGTGGCCGAGGTGCCCTGCGACACGAAGCTCAAGGATGAGGTCCGCCTCATCGTGCCCAAGAGGGCCCTGGACCTGATCCCCACGCTGCTGGGCGATGAGGGCGAGGTGGAGCTCTGCTGGGACGGCACGACGCTGTTTCTGGATCAGCCCGGCCTGAAGTTCAGCACCCGCCTGGTGACCGGCAACTACCCCGCCTACGAGAAGGTGCTACCCGCCGAGTTGCCCAAGCGCGTGATCATGGACCGCGAGGTCTTCCTGCGAACCCTGCGTTTCGTGGGCCTGAAGAAGGACGACTACAACAAGAACGTGCGGCTGTTCTACGAATTCCCCAACCTCCGCACCGTATTCCAGCACCCCGACGAGGGCGTGAACCAGGCCACGCTGCCGTTCACGGGCGAGGAGCACCCCTTCGAGCTGGCCTTCAACATCGACTACCTCACGGAGCTGCTGGAGCGGCTGCCCGGCGAAGAGGTGGTCTACCAGTTCAAGGACGAGGTGGGGCAGGGCGTCTTCATGTCCCCCAGCCTCGAGGACTTCAGCTTCCGCTACGTCCTCATGCCCGTCCGCTTCGCCAACAGCGCCACCGCCTGA
- the gyrB gene encoding DNA topoisomerase (ATP-hydrolyzing) subunit B: protein MSEEVLSARVHTPLETDSYTADNITVLRDLEAVRKRPGMYIGDTDDGSGLHHMVYEVVDNSVDEALAGFCKRVDVILHGDGSCTVEDDGRGIPVDIHKEEGRSAAEVIMTVLHAGGKFDNTNTDGKNAYKVSGGLHGVGVSCVNALSSKLWLTVWKDGQEYAMTFSQGKADAPLRKVGPTARRGTRVKFQPDPEVFNNVLEFSFETLSQRLRELSYLNQGVHIRITDERTGDTHDFVNAGGIGAFVEHLNRNKVVLHKPPIFIKDEKQDTTVEVALQWNDSYQETLYCFTNNIRNRDGGAHLEGFRAAMTRVINAYAEKNNLLKSAKVSLSGEDVREGLTAVVSAKVPDPKFSSQTKDRLVSSEVKGIVQTIVYEKLSSFFEENPREAKAILEKAIEAARAREAARKARELTRRKGALDGGGLPGKLADCQEKDPALSEIFLVEGDSAGGSAKQGRHRATQAILPLKGKVLNVEKARFDKILSHNELRVLIQALGTGIGKEEFKVENLRYHKIVLMTDADVDGSHIRTLLLTFFYRQMPELVERGHLYIAQPPLYKVKKGKTEKYLKDERALEEFLFQKALDGWSLTLPDGSEHKGATLVREMKKWGEVQQLYGKLNRRGYARPIVDALLAEGLLDADRFANREALEQLSAAITRQKLGTCEIETTEAVELPAEGEDPAITIPASYRLRVVRMHLSRPITLWIDDQVAHWGEFRRLAALQVELAAFHGGELRLRRLKDIKEPAKDKEEEAEEGPTKLGKEQVFSDPEAMLAMVLDEGKRGLGIQRYKGLGEMNPEQLWETTMDPERRTLLQVRVDDAVEADEIFTILMGDAVEPRRRFIETNALLAENIDI, encoded by the coding sequence ATGTCTGAAGAAGTCCTTAGCGCACGCGTGCACACCCCCCTGGAAACCGACAGCTACACCGCCGACAACATCACGGTTCTGAGAGACCTCGAGGCCGTCCGCAAGCGGCCCGGCATGTACATCGGCGATACCGACGATGGCAGCGGCCTCCACCACATGGTCTACGAGGTCGTGGACAACTCCGTGGACGAGGCCCTGGCGGGCTTCTGCAAGCGCGTGGACGTGATCCTGCACGGCGACGGCAGCTGCACGGTGGAGGACGACGGCCGCGGCATCCCCGTGGACATCCACAAGGAGGAGGGCCGCAGCGCCGCCGAAGTGATCATGACCGTGCTCCACGCCGGCGGGAAGTTCGACAATACGAACACCGACGGGAAGAACGCCTACAAGGTGTCCGGCGGCCTCCACGGCGTGGGCGTGTCCTGTGTGAATGCGCTGTCCTCCAAGCTCTGGCTGACGGTCTGGAAGGACGGCCAGGAATACGCCATGACCTTCTCCCAGGGCAAGGCGGACGCCCCCCTGCGGAAGGTCGGCCCCACGGCCCGGCGCGGCACCCGCGTGAAGTTCCAGCCTGATCCGGAAGTGTTCAACAATGTCCTCGAGTTCAGCTTCGAGACCCTGAGCCAGCGCCTCCGCGAGCTGAGCTACCTGAACCAGGGCGTCCACATCCGCATCACGGACGAGCGCACCGGCGACACCCACGACTTCGTCAATGCCGGCGGCATCGGCGCCTTCGTGGAACACCTGAACCGCAACAAGGTGGTCCTCCACAAGCCCCCGATCTTCATCAAGGACGAGAAGCAGGACACCACCGTCGAGGTGGCGCTCCAGTGGAACGACTCCTACCAGGAGACGCTGTACTGCTTCACGAACAACATCCGCAACCGCGACGGTGGTGCCCACCTGGAGGGCTTCCGGGCCGCCATGACGCGCGTCATCAACGCCTATGCGGAAAAGAACAACCTGCTGAAGAGCGCCAAGGTGAGCCTTTCCGGCGAGGACGTCCGCGAGGGCCTGACGGCAGTCGTCAGCGCCAAGGTCCCTGACCCCAAATTTTCCAGCCAGACCAAGGACCGCCTCGTCTCCAGCGAGGTGAAGGGCATCGTCCAGACCATCGTCTACGAGAAGCTCTCGAGCTTCTTCGAGGAGAACCCCCGGGAGGCCAAGGCCATCCTGGAGAAGGCCATCGAGGCCGCCCGGGCCCGCGAGGCGGCCCGCAAGGCCCGCGAGTTGACCCGCCGCAAGGGGGCCCTGGACGGCGGTGGCCTGCCTGGCAAGCTGGCGGACTGCCAGGAGAAGGATCCCGCCCTCAGCGAGATCTTCCTGGTGGAGGGCGACTCCGCCGGCGGCAGCGCCAAGCAGGGCCGGCATCGCGCCACCCAGGCCATCCTGCCCCTCAAGGGCAAGGTCCTGAACGTGGAGAAGGCCCGGTTCGACAAGATCCTCAGCCACAACGAACTCCGGGTGCTCATCCAGGCCCTGGGCACGGGCATCGGCAAGGAGGAGTTCAAGGTCGAGAACCTCCGCTACCACAAGATCGTGCTCATGACCGACGCCGACGTGGACGGCTCCCACATCCGCACCCTGCTGCTGACCTTCTTCTACCGGCAGATGCCCGAGCTCGTGGAGCGCGGCCACCTCTACATCGCCCAGCCCCCCCTCTACAAGGTGAAGAAGGGCAAGACGGAGAAGTACCTCAAGGACGAGCGGGCCCTGGAGGAGTTCCTGTTCCAGAAGGCCCTGGACGGCTGGAGCCTCACCCTGCCGGACGGCAGCGAGCACAAGGGCGCCACCCTGGTTCGCGAGATGAAGAAGTGGGGTGAGGTCCAGCAGCTCTACGGCAAGCTCAACCGCCGCGGCTATGCCCGTCCCATCGTGGACGCCCTCCTGGCCGAGGGCCTGCTGGATGCGGATCGGTTCGCCAACCGGGAAGCCCTCGAGCAGCTCTCCGCCGCCATCACCCGGCAGAAGCTCGGCACCTGCGAGATCGAGACCACGGAGGCCGTCGAACTGCCGGCCGAGGGCGAGGATCCGGCCATCACCATCCCCGCCAGCTACCGTCTGCGGGTGGTGCGCATGCACCTGAGCCGTCCCATCACGCTCTGGATCGACGACCAGGTGGCCCACTGGGGCGAGTTCCGCCGCCTGGCCGCCCTCCAGGTCGAGCTGGCCGCCTTCCACGGGGGCGAGCTGCGGCTGCGCCGCCTGAAGGACATCAAGGAGCCCGCCAAGGACAAGGAAGAGGAGGCCGAGGAGGGCCCCACCAAGCTCGGCAAGGAGCAGGTCTTCTCGGACCCGGAAGCCATGCTGGCCATGGTTCTGGACGAAGGCAAGCGGGGCCTGGGCATCCAGCGCTACAAGGGCCTGGGCGAGATGAACCCCGAGCAGCTCTGGGAGACCACCATGGATCCCGAGCGCCGCACCCTGCTGCAGGTCCGGGTGGACGACGCCGTGGAAGCGGACGAGATCTTCACCATCCTCATGGGCGATGCCGTGGAACCCCGGCGCCGCTTCATCGAGACCAACGCCCTCCTGGCGGAGAACATCGACATCTAA